Proteins co-encoded in one Sebastes umbrosus isolate fSebUmb1 chromosome 20, fSebUmb1.pri, whole genome shotgun sequence genomic window:
- the LOC119479158 gene encoding phospholysine phosphohistidine inorganic pyrophosphate phosphatase, with protein MRCRGYHLVMADTGWPGCARSLKGVVLDLCGVLYDSGEGGGVAIPGSVEAVKKLKASDLQLRFCTNETQATREKFVAKLQRLGFDISVSEVFSPAPAAVAVLKERGLRPHLLVYDGLLPEFDSVDKTDPNCVVIGDAAEHFTYQNLNEAFRVLMGLEKPVLFSLGQGRYYKETDGLKLDVGVYMKALEYACDLKAEVVGKPSPTFFQSALNDMGLQPHEALMIGDDLVNDVGGAQRCGMKGVQVRTGKYRPSDERHSTVTADGTVDNLAQTVDLILNQRH; from the exons ATGCGCTGTAGAGGCTACCATCTCGTCATGGCTGACACTGGCTGGCCGGGCTGTGCGAGGAGTTTGAAAGGCGTCGTATTGGACTTGTGTGGCGTTTTATATGACAGCGGGGAGGGCGGCGGGGTTGCCATTCCTGGCTCGGTTGAAGCTGTGAAAAA GCTCAAGGCGTCTGATCTGCAGCTGCGCTTCTGCACCAATGAGACCCAGGCCACCAGAGAGAAGTTTGTAGCCAAGCTGCAGAGACTGGGCTTTGACATCTCAGTGTCTGAGGTCTTCTCTCCTGCTCCTGCAGCAGTAGCTGTCCTCAAGGAGAGGGGGTTACGGCCCCACCTGCTGGTGTATGATG GACTTCTCCCTGAGTTTGACAGCGTTGACAAGACCGACCCAAACTGCGTGGTGATCGGAGACGCAGCTGAACATTTTACCTACCAGAACCTGAACGAGGCATTCAGGGTCCTTATGGGCCTGGAGAAGCCAGTGCTGTTCTCTCTAGGCCAAGG GAGATACTACAAGGAGACAGACGGTTTGAAGCTAGATGTCGGGGTGTACATGAAAGCTCTGGAG TATGCCTGTGATTTAAAGGCTGAAGTAGTTGGAAAGCCATCCCCAACCTTCTTCCAGAGTGCTCTCAATGACATGGGGCTGCAACCGCATGAG GCACTGATGATTGGAGACGATCTGGTGAATGATGTGGGCGGGGCCCAACGCTGTGGCATGAAAGGCGTACAAGTCAGGACCGGCAAATACAG GCCCAGCGACGAGAGGCACTCGACTGTGACGGCTGATGGCACCGTGGACAACCTGGCCCAGACCGTGGACCTGATCCTCAATCAGAGGCACTGA
- the fam53b gene encoding protein FAM53B has product MCVAMVIIFKKTLEKKGADDVTSKSTDLGPFQAQTMSQGTALFSCGLMETRRWRELGHSCAIQQRPVGTSLESLWDVLPEVHKSSAHWDWDVGSTSTTITSLLHDLSLTEAATSHSTAPPSKRQCRSLSCSDELGGCRSTWRPQGSRVWTTVEKRRCHSGGSVQRGGVGNAQLGFPAMQRSSSFSLPARSNTLELPCFTQNLPSAFTGLTPSSSMILSSEPSAQPLYLSHEQICLPEPRGPSPPSSPDSTPELERRGGQGGLARSRSQPCVLNDKKIGVKRRRPADTQKQRPSLDLAKMTQKLRNFHSLSCPGITGEDVCESSQALPTLRSTADDSSANERGSEDGRTKEGEITRNVPSDPTIEEVDWMPGTTNGKDSEPLWAGLCSMRKDVYQLGGELDIEQIERN; this is encoded by the exons TTCCAGGCACAGACCATGAGCCAGGGGACTGCCCTTTTCTCCTGTGGACTCATGG AGACCAGACGGTGGCGTGAGTTGGGTCACAGCTGTGCCATACAGCAGAGGCCAGTCGGGACCAGCCTGGAGAGCCTGTGGGACGTCCTGCCTGAGGTGCACAAGAGCTCTGCCCACTGGGACTGGGACGTCGGCTCCACTTCGACCACAATCACCAGCTTGTTGCACGACCTCAGCTTGACTGAGGCCGCGACCTCGCACTCCACCGCGCCCCCAAGCAAGCGGCAGTGCCGGTCCCTCTCTTGCTCAGACGAGCTCGGTGGCTGCCGCTCCACCTGGCGCCCTCAGGGCTCTCGCGTGTGGACGACGGTGGAGAAGAGGAGGTGCCACAGCGGAGGCAGCGTCCAGCGCGGCGGCGTCGGGAACGCACAGCTCGGCTTCCCGGCCATGCAGCGCAGCTCCAGCTTCAGCCTGCCCGCACGCTCCAACACCCTGGAGCTGCCCTGCTTCACCCAGAATCTCCCCTCCGCCTTCACCGGTCTGacgccctcctcctccatgaTCCTGTCCTCCGAGCCCTCGGCGCAGCCCCTCTACCTCTCACATGAACAAATCTGCCTCCCTGAGCCTCGTGGACCCTCGCCACCCAGCTCCCCCGACTCCACGCCAGAGCTGGAGCGCCGCGGCGGACAGGGGGGTCTCGCCCGTAGTCGCTCGCAGCCCTGCGTCCTCAACGACAAGAAGATCGGCGTGAAGCGCAGGAGACCAgctgacacacagaaacagaggcCTTCTTTGGACCTGGCTAAGATGACCCAG AAACTTCGGAATTTCCACAGCCTCAGCTGCCCGGGAATCACAGGCGAAGACGTCTGCGAGTCGAGCCAGGCCCTCCCCACTCTCAGGAGCACCGCTGACGACTCGTCGGCGAACGAACGCGGCTCGGAGGACGGTCGGACCAAAGAGGGCGAGATCACCAGGAACGTGCCGTCGGACCCCACCATCGAGGAGGTGGACTGGATGCCGGGGACGACCAATGGGAAGGACAGTGAGCCTCTGTGGGCGGGGCTGTGTAGCATGAGGAAGGACGTGTATCAGCTCGGAGGCGAGCTCGACATTGAGCAAATCGAGAGGAACTGA